One Chloroflexota bacterium genomic region harbors:
- a CDS encoding GDP-mannose 4,6-dehydratase: MRVLITGVAGFAGRHLAAHLFAQGGHEIWGLSRAGRDVGGLDPAIRMTVADLMDRDSVEQAVADARPDAVYHLASQASVMRSFESPLETLQNNIVGQVHLLDACVKLAPEARILVIGSNEEYGLTDPSELPIEEHKELRPVSPYAVSKVTQDMLGHQYFRARMLQVVRARPFTHIGPGQAPGFVTTDFAQQVARMELCGAEPRMAVGNLSGVRDFSDVRDIVRGYRLLIERGEPGEVYNLGSGVGRTIQSILDDLLVLTTVRPEVVVDPARMRPSEIPAMYADCSKIEAATGWRTEIPFEQTLRDVLDDWRARVRA, from the coding sequence ATGCGTGTGTTGATCACCGGAGTGGCCGGCTTTGCCGGTCGGCACCTCGCGGCGCATCTCTTCGCTCAGGGCGGTCACGAGATCTGGGGGCTGTCGCGTGCAGGACGCGATGTCGGGGGGCTGGACCCGGCCATCAGGATGACCGTCGCGGATCTGATGGACCGCGACTCGGTCGAGCAGGCAGTCGCAGATGCGCGCCCGGACGCCGTCTACCACCTCGCCAGTCAGGCCTCGGTGATGCGGTCGTTCGAATCGCCGCTGGAGACGCTCCAGAACAACATTGTGGGGCAGGTGCACCTGCTCGACGCTTGCGTGAAGCTCGCGCCCGAGGCCCGCATCCTGGTCATCGGCTCCAACGAGGAGTACGGGCTGACCGACCCATCAGAGCTGCCGATCGAGGAGCACAAGGAGCTGCGGCCGGTCAGTCCGTACGCCGTCAGCAAGGTCACCCAGGACATGCTGGGCCACCAGTACTTCCGAGCGCGGATGCTCCAGGTCGTTCGGGCACGCCCGTTCACGCACATCGGGCCAGGGCAAGCGCCCGGCTTCGTGACAACCGACTTCGCACAGCAGGTTGCGCGGATGGAGCTGTGCGGCGCTGAGCCGAGGATGGCCGTCGGCAACCTGAGCGGTGTGCGCGACTTCTCGGATGTGCGCGACATCGTGCGGGGCTACCGGCTGCTGATCGAGCGCGGCGAGCCGGGCGAGGTCTACAACCTCGGCTCGGGCGTGGGCCGGACGATCCAGAGCATCCTCGACGACCTGCTGGTCCTGACGACGGTCCGGCCAGAGGTCGTGGTAGACCCGGCCAGGATGCGCCCGAGCGAGATCCCCGCCATGTACGCCGACTGCTCGAAGATCGAGGCGGCCACGGGCTGGCGCACGGAGATCCCGTTCGAGCAGACGCTCCGCGACGTGCTGGACGACTGGCGGGCGCGCGTCCGAGCCTGA